The following is a genomic window from Hydrogenobaculum sp. Y04AAS1.
GACGATAAAGAAAGAGAAACTCTTTGGGGTAAGGTGAAATGGAACTTTTAGTGTTCGTGGTTATTTCCATTATAGCTATTGTGAGTGCCTTGGGAGCTATTCTTGTTAAAAGCCCAATACACGTTATGGTATGGTTTCTTGGATTTATCTTATCTGTAGCGGCGTCTTTTTTTGCCCTCAAAGCAGACTTACTCGCTGGCTTGCAGCTTGTCATATACGCAGTAGCTATAGTGGTTTTTTATGTATTAGTCATAACTACTATACCTTGGGAAAAGGTTAAAATGTTTGAAGGCTTTTATAAAAAAGAGTTTGTATTTGCATTACCAGCTTTTTTATTTACGATAGGAGCTTCAATTTACCTTGTTATAAGCTCAAGGTTTTCTAATTTAAGACAGCCTTTACCAAAAGACAATGTAAGCGCTCTTGGAACAGTACTTTTCACAAAGTATATAGCGCCTTTTGAATTGGCATCATTTATTTTGTTAATAGCTATGATAGGTGCTATAATATTTGGCAAGGAGAAAGCCAATGGATAAATACTATTTGCTTCTTGGTATAGTGCTTGTATTCATTGGTATTTTTGGTATCATAATAAGGAAAAACTTAATCACTATGTTGGTAGCCACCGAAATTATGCTAAACGGCGTAAACATTTCTTTAGTATCGGTGTCTCATTTTTTAGGAAAAGTCGATGCTCAGGTCATGAGCATAATAGTTTTGACTGTAGCAGCCTCAGAGGTAGCTATAGGTCTTGGTTTGGTAGTATCTATTTTTAGGTTAAAAGGTTATGAAGCTTCTGAAGAAATAACGGAGTTGAGGGATTGATGCAATCTCTAATACTTCTTTTCCCACTGTTATCTTTTATAACGATAGGACTATTTGGAAGACGTATAGGTGATTTTGCCTCAGGTGTAATAAACGCTGGTGCTGGTGTACTGAGCTTTATAGTGGCTCTTATCACCATGCTTTCTATGAAAGGTCCTGAAGATATAGTATTTTACAAATTCTTACCGATATCAAACACATCCGTAGACATAGGCATATATATAGATAAGCTATCTATTACCACTACAGTTACGGTTACTTTTGTAGCCAGTGTTATATTTGTATACGCAATAGGCTATATGAGGTATCTTTTTGGCAACTGGACGTTTAAATTCTTTGCATACTTTAGCTTATTCTTGTTCTCAATGCTTCTTATACTGTTGGGGGATTCTCTTATACTTATGTTCTTTGGGTGGGAAGGCGTTGGTCTTGCGTCTTATCTTTTGATAGGGTACTTTCATGAAGAGAAGTTTGCTACAAAGGCAAGCTTAGAAGCCTTTGTAATGAATAGAATAGGAGACTGGTCTTTTATTTTAGGCATCATATACACCTTTTGGTTGTTTGGGACGTTGTCGTTGCCAAAACTTTTTGAGAATGCCAGTTATGTTCCTGGTATTACATTAGCAACGCTTCTTCTTTTTGGTGGTGCTGTAGGCAAATCAGGGCAAATACCTCTTCATACCTGGCTTCCTAACGCAATGGCCGGTCCAACTCCTGTATCAGCTCTTCTCCACGCTGCTACCATGGTGGCTGCAGGTGTTTATATGGTGGCGAGACTTTATCCAATATTTTCTTTATCTCCGACAACGCTTAGCTACATAACAATAACAGGTGTTGTTACAATGCTTTTCGCGGCTTTGGTAGCTACAGTACACGATGATATAAAAAAGATAATAGCTTTTTCTACCATGAGCCAGTTGGCAATCATGTTTACAGCCCTTGGTATGAGATTTCCAACAGCAGCTATATTTCATCTTACAACACACGCTTTCTTTAAAGCTCTTTTATTCTTAGCAGCCGGTGCTGTGATAACAGGGCTTCATCATCATACTCAGAATATATTTGAGATGGGCGGTATCAAGAAATACATGCCTATTACATTTGGAGCTTTTATGATAGGTGCTTTAGCACTTTCTGGTTTTCCTCCTTTTGCCGGTTATTTCTCAAAAGATGCCATAGTATCTTTAATAATGGATAAAAATACACTTGTAGCTACTTTAATACTCATTACATCTTTGCTTACAGCTTATTACATAACCAGAGAAGCTTTTGTGGTGTTCTTAGGAGAAGGACACTACCATGAAGAACCTCACGAAGTGGAACCTATAATGAGCTTTCCAATGCTTATACTAAGCTTTTTATCGCTTATGGGTGGGTTTTTGCTTTGGAACTATTTCTCCTATATGAATAGTCCTATAGAAGCACCTTTTTCTTTCTTAGCACATTCTATTTATGGTATCACAGTGGCTATAGTAGGCATATCTCTTTCTTATCTTTTGTATGTCAAAAAGTTTGTGGATCCAAATATCCTTTATGAACTATTTAAACCTATACATACTCTTATGAAGTCCCAGTTTTACACAGAATATATCTATCACAACATAATAGCAAAAGGTTACCTTGCTATATCAAGGCTTGTATATAAAGCAGTAGACCGTATAATAATAGACGGGTTTGTAAATGGGGTGGCAAAAGTATTTATGATTTTAGTAAGGTTTGTTTGGGAATTTATAGATATAAGGTTTATAGATATAATATTACATAAGATTGTCATATGGACTTTTTCTTTTGGTAGGAAATTAAAGATAATTCAAAGCGGATATTTAAATCAATATATATTTGTCATTCTCTTAGGAATTGTGATAATATTAGGACTTATCATAAAAGGCATGAGGTTGTAGATGGAATACATTACCAACGGTTCTGGACTTATAAGTATTTCGATGTTGGTGCCTATAGTAACGACTATCTTAATAATATTTTTTCCTGAAAAATTTACAAAACCAATAGCTTTTATTGGTTCTTTAGTTACATTTCTTATTTCTTTGTATACTCTTAAGTTTCTTGATTTCTCTCATTTGTCAAATATATATCTATATGAGAATTATCCTATAATAAAAGAGCTTGGCATTTCCTATGTAGTTGGTGTAGATGGTCTATCAGAGGTATTTTACATACTCTCTACATTTATATCTTTTTTAGCAATAGCTTGGTCAGTAAAAGATATTCAAATTAAAAGCAGATTAAAAGAGTATTATTCTATGTTTTTGTTGACCACCACGTTCCTAATAGGAGTTTTCACAGCTTGGGATTTGATATTATTTTATATATTTTATGAGCTTACACTAGTACCCATGATATTTGTAATAGGGGTTTGGGGCTATAAATTAAGACTTTATTCTGCTTACAAATTTTTCATATATATTTTTATTTCTAGTTTGTTTTTGTTGTTTGGTATAATGATTTTATCCGCCGATAGCTTTAAGCAAACTGGTCATTTCAACGCATTTTATCCAACACTCGTACATTTGCATCTTCCACTCAATGAACAAATCTTTTTATTTTTACTGTTTTTCATAGCTTTTGCAGTTAAAACACCTCTGGTACCATTTCACACATGGCTTCCAGATGCACACGGCGAGGCTCCTACAGCTGGATCTGTAGTGCTGGCAGCTATACTCTTAAAGATGGGTTCTTACGCCTTTTTGAGATTTAATATAGGTCTTTTCCCAGAAGCTGCCAAACACCTTTGGCTTGTGATGGTGTTTATAGGTATTCTAACAATAATCTACGCCTCTTGGATGACTATAGCCCAAAACAACATAAAGCGCTTTGTGGCTTATTCTTCTGTTAGTCATATGGGTTTTATAGTTGCAGCTATGTTTATGTTAAACTTTCAAGGTTTTAGAGCTTCTGTGTTGGAGATGGCGGCTCATGGATTTTCTAGCGCATCTTTATTTATGATAGCTGGATTTATATACAATAGACTGCACTCTTTTAATACAAAAACGATAGCTGGTTCTGTTAGATATATGCCTATCTTTTCAATACTTGTAGCCCTTACTGGTTTTTCTGCAATGGGATTGCCCGGTGGTTCTTCCTTTTGGGGTAAATTTTTAACCATAGTGTCTGCAAAAGAGCATAGCTTAGATTTAGCTTTGATAGTTATAGTTAGCGCATTCTTTAGCGCTATATACATGCTTTATTTTCTTAGAAACTTATTCTTGGAAGGCAAAACCGAAGGTTCTTTTCTCATATTTACAGATATAAGAGGTATAAAATTAACAGTTATGCTCAGCCTTGTGGTGTTAATGTTTACCATAGGCCTTTTCCCATTCTTATTTTTTAACATCTTTGATGCTTCTATATCAAACATGCTTCATATTGTTGGAATGATTAAGAGGTAGTCTATGGATATAAGGCTTCTATTGGGCTCTACAAACTTATATGAGTTTAAATACTTACTTCCAGAAATAACGGTGTTCATTGGTGCATTCGTATTATTTTTATTAGATATCGTTATGAAAAACTCAGAAACAAAGAAGAGGATTTTCTTATGGATATCCATTTTGTTTTTGGCTTTATCTATGCTTAGTTTTTCATTTAAAAATGCATTTTTCAAAGACGTATTCTCTGGTACTTATACTATAGATACTCTTGGTATGTTTTCTAAAATTTTTGAGATAGTTCTCACGCTGATGGTATTACCATTTTTACACACTTACATGAACAAAAAAAATACATTTTATTACGAAGTTTATTACATAACTTTTCTTAGTTTGCTAGGCATGATGACACTTTCTTCTTCTTACAATCTTATTGTAATATACGTATCACTTGAGATGGTATCCATCAGTTTTTATATAATGACAGCTCTTTTTAGGGGGTCTTTTATATCAAAAGAAGGTGCTTATAAGTATCTTATAATAGGTGGTATAAGCATAATAATAGCTCTTTATGGTGCAGCCTTCATGTACGGGGCTTCTAAATCCTTAGATATAAGAGCCATTATGTTTTCTTACAACGACACCAATTCAGTTTATCTTATAGTAGGTATGATCTTGTTTTTGTTGGCTTTTGCTATAAAAATCGGTATAATACCGTTTCACTTTTGGCTTCCGGACGCTTACACCGCAGCCCCTACTCCTATAACAGGTTTCATGGCCTCCGCTGGTAAGCTGGCATTTTTTATACCTTTATTAAGATTAGTGCCTTATGTAAATCAATATTTATATTCTTCTTGGATGATATCTGTAAGTATATTGGCTGCTATAACCATGATAGTTGGTAATGCTTTGGCCTTAGTACAAAGCGATTTAAAGAGACTTTTAGCTTACTCTTCAATAGCCCATAGCGGGTACATACTATCTGTACTGTCTTCTAACTCTAGCATGGGCTTAAAGGCGGCAATATATTTTGTATTTGTCTACAGTATAATGGGACTCGGTGCTTTCTTGGTTTTAAGTGTGTTAGAGCAATCTGATGAATGGAACAATCAACTTTCTGAAATAGGTGGATTGTATAGAAACACTGGTTTTTTGAGTATAAGTTTTGCAGTATTTATATTTGCATTGCTAGGAATTCCGCCAACCATAGGCTTCGTAGGTAAAGCTTTAGTGTTTTTGGGGCTTGCTATTAAAAATATATATTGGCTTGGATTTGTTTTAATATTAGCTACAGCTATATCTACTGGTTATTATGTAAGGATTGTGGTGCTCATGTTTATGAAAGATGTAGAGATTCACTTTAAGCCACATTATGATATATTAGAAAATGTATCCATAGGCCTTTTGGTTTTTCTTACTTTTGCGCTTGGAATGTTACCATTTGTGCTTTGGAACGGTATTAGCAATATTTCAGAATTTTTATTTAAAATAGCAAACTTGAGGTGATTTGTATGGCTTATATAGGTCTTTTATCACTTTTGGCGGTTATGCTTGGGTTGAGCGTTATACTTATATCTTTGAATTGGCTTTTAGGACCTAAGAAAAAAGAGCCTTACAAAACCTATCCATACGAATGCGGTGTTCCTCTTTACGACGATACCGCTCAAACCACATTTCACCAAGGATATTATATATTAGGTCTTCTTTTGTTACTATTTGATATAGAAGTAGCTTATTTATTTCCTTGGGCTGTTGTTTATAATTACCTTGGTATATTTGGTTTTATAGAAGTGTTTTTGTTTCTTTTGATTTTAACCTTTGGTTTGGTGTACGCTTGGAAAAAAGAGGCTCTTGATTGGCAGTTTGATTTGGAGAGTTTGTGATGCAAGCAAGTGAAAAGACTCTAAACGAAATAAAAGCTAAGCTGCCTTATGTAGAAGTTAAAAAAGATAAATTATTATCTATAGTTTATGTACAAAAAGAATTACTTATCAATACTTTAAAAGCTATAAAAGAAGACTTTGGCTTTAAACTTTTCTTAGACCATTCTGTAGTAGATACTTTGGAAGCTCAAAACCGTTTTGAGGCTTTTTATATACTATACAATGTTGATACAAAAGAACGTATAGCGGTAAAGACTAGAACTGAGCATTCGTTACCAAGTGCAGAAAAGTTATGGTTTGCAGCTAAATGGGCCGAAAGAGAATGTTACGATATGTTTGGCATAAACTATGAGGGTCACGAACATCTAGTAAGGGCTTTCATGTGGGACACCTATAACTATCATCCGTTAAGAAAAGATTTTCCATTACAAGGTTATGAAACAGTAGAGCTACCATCTTTAAACGAAACTGTTTTTGGAGACAATCTTTCTAATACTATGAACTATAGACGCACACACACATATGTACCTACGCTAAAAGACTTGGAATACACAGAAAAAAATAGGATAAAAAAGAAAGCTCAGGTGGTACTAAACTGGGGTCCTCTTCATCCGGGTACTCACGGTACTATGTGGTTTTTGTTTGACCTTGAAGGAGAACGTATAGTACAAACAGATGTTATACTAGGTCAGCTTCATAGAGGCGTAGAGAAGTTGGCAGAACACGAACCTTATCAACAATTTTTGGTATATACAGATAGAATGGACTATATATCTGCTCTTTGTAGTAATCAAGCTTGGACAGTGGCGGTAGAAAGGCTTCTTGGCATAGAAGATATTGTACCAATAAAAGCCAAATACATAAGAACTATGATGTCTGAGTTACAACGTATAAATTCTCACCTTCTTTGGCTTGGAACCTACGCTCTTGATTTGGGTGCTTTAACTATATTTTTATACGCTTTTAAAGAAAGAGAAAAAATAATGGATATAATAGAAGGCATAACAGGAGCAAGGCTCACCATATCTTATACAAGGATAGGTGGCGTGAGAATGGACTTACCAGAAGGAGCTTTGGAGGTTATTGAATCGTTTATTAAATTTTTCCCAAAAGAACTAAAAGACTGGGAGAAAATACTTAGCAGAAACAGAATATGGGTTAAAAGAAACAAAAATGTAGGGGTTTTAACTAAAGAAGACATATATTTTTATGGGCTTACGGGCGCTGTAGCAAGAGGTTCTGGTGTATTTTACGATATAAGAAAGTTAGAGCCTTATGATGCTTATGGTATGGTAGAATTTGATGTACCTTTGGGAGAAAACGGCGATTGCTACGATAGATATCTTGTCCGTATAGAAGAAATGAAGCAAAGCATAAGAATAATAGAACAATGTGTTCAAAAGCTAAAAACCATGTCACCAAACGAGCCTTTTATGGCAGAATCTCAAGATCCTAAAAAACTAAGACTTACTTTGGATGGCATAGGCTTGAAAGTGCCAGTTGGGGAGATTTATTCTTCAGGAGAAAACCCAAGAGGTGAACTTGGATTTTATATAAACTCAAAAGGTGGTTTAAAACCTTACCGAGTAAAGATAAGGCCAGGCTCTTTTTATAATCTTTGCGTATATCCTCATCTTATGGAAAATAGGTATGTGGCAGATGCCGTTACCATATTGGCAAGTCTTGACCCTGTGGTTGGAGAGGTAGATAGATGAGCATAGTAGCTTTAGGTATCATAATAGCTATAAAAGTAGTGGTTATACTAGCGATAATACTTGGTATAGGTGCTTATCTTACACTAGTAGAAAGAAAAGTGGCAGCTCACATTCAAAGACGCCCAGGCCCAATGGTAGTAGGTTGGCATGGACTTTTACAGCCTCTGGCAGATGGTATTAAGCTTTTAACCAAAGAAGATATATTACCCTCTTCTGCAAATCAAGTACTTTATAACCTTGCTATCATTATGGCTTTGGTACCAGCCTCTTTAGTGTTTGCGGTGGTGCCTTTTGGACCAGAAATTCACGTCTTTGGTTACGATATAAAACCTATACTTACAGATGTAAATATAGGCATAATAATGGCGTTTGCTTTTGGGTCTTTGGCGGTATATGGAGTAGCCCTTTCTGGGTGGGCTTCAAATAGCAAATACGCTTTAATAGGTGCCCTTAGAAAAGCTGGCATTATCATATCCTATGAAGTGGTAATCACATTTGCAGCATTAGGACCTATTATGTTGGCAAAGTCTCTTTCTACCTACGATATAGTAATGGCTCAAATCCATCAGAAGGTTTGGTACATTTTCTTACAACCTATATCTTTTGTAGTATTTGTTTTTGCGCTTTTAGCAGAAACCGGAAGAGTACCTTTTGATATTCAAGAAGCAGAGGCTGAGCTTGTAACTGGCTTTACCGTAGAGTACGGTGGTATGAAATTTGGGTTATTTCCTCTGGTGGAATGGTATGTAGAAGTGCTTTCTCTATCCTCTATACTAACAGTGCTTTACCTTGGTGGTTGGAGCCCTGTAAATATACCTTTTATAGGGTTTATAGATCCTCTTTTCTTTTTGGGATCATGGTCTGGTTTTATTTGGTTTATAATAAAAGTTACAATTTTGTTTTTGCTTGTACTTTGGCTTCATTGGACATTGCCAAGGTATAGAATAGATCAAATAACGACGATAGCGTGGAAGGTAATGCTTCCTTTGGCGCTTTTTAATATACTTATAACTGCCTTCATAGCACTTTTGTTGAGAGGTTAGGATTATGATAAAGAAAGTTTTTGAAAAACCTTTAAACTTTTTAGAAACTATACTTTTTTTGGATTTTATAAAAGGTATGTCTGTCACTATCAAACAGGCATTTACAAAGACTATAACTACTCATTATCCTTATGAAAAATTGACACCTCCCAAAAGATTTAGGGGATTTTTTGGCCACAAAACGGTAAACGGTTTAGAACCTCAGCCGGCTTTCGATGAGTGGGTAGAAAGAATGAAGATAGAGCCTCGTCCAGGCAAGTCAAGATGTGTTGTATGCTATTTATGTAAAAAAGCTTGTCCAGTACCAGACTTATTTGAGATAGATGGTCAAAAACTTGAAAACGGTAAAAAAGTCGTATCTGTATTCAACATGAACCTTATGCTTTGCACATTTTGTGGTTTGTGCGTGGATGCTTGCCCAGTAGATTGTTTATTCCAAAGCGATATACACGAAACAGCTT
Proteins encoded in this region:
- a CDS encoding NADH-quinone oxidoreductase subunit J — protein: MELLVFVVISIIAIVSALGAILVKSPIHVMVWFLGFILSVAASFFALKADLLAGLQLVIYAVAIVVFYVLVITTIPWEKVKMFEGFYKKEFVFALPAFLFTIGASIYLVISSRFSNLRQPLPKDNVSALGTVLFTKYIAPFELASFILLIAMIGAIIFGKEKANG
- the nuoK gene encoding NADH-quinone oxidoreductase subunit NuoK, translated to MDKYYLLLGIVLVFIGIFGIIIRKNLITMLVATEIMLNGVNISLVSVSHFLGKVDAQVMSIIVLTVAASEVAIGLGLVVSIFRLKGYEASEEITELRD
- the nuoL gene encoding NADH-quinone oxidoreductase subunit L — encoded protein: MQSLILLFPLLSFITIGLFGRRIGDFASGVINAGAGVLSFIVALITMLSMKGPEDIVFYKFLPISNTSVDIGIYIDKLSITTTVTVTFVASVIFVYAIGYMRYLFGNWTFKFFAYFSLFLFSMLLILLGDSLILMFFGWEGVGLASYLLIGYFHEEKFATKASLEAFVMNRIGDWSFILGIIYTFWLFGTLSLPKLFENASYVPGITLATLLLFGGAVGKSGQIPLHTWLPNAMAGPTPVSALLHAATMVAAGVYMVARLYPIFSLSPTTLSYITITGVVTMLFAALVATVHDDIKKIIAFSTMSQLAIMFTALGMRFPTAAIFHLTTHAFFKALLFLAAGAVITGLHHHTQNIFEMGGIKKYMPITFGAFMIGALALSGFPPFAGYFSKDAIVSLIMDKNTLVATLILITSLLTAYYITREAFVVFLGEGHYHEEPHEVEPIMSFPMLILSFLSLMGGFLLWNYFSYMNSPIEAPFSFLAHSIYGITVAIVGISLSYLLYVKKFVDPNILYELFKPIHTLMKSQFYTEYIYHNIIAKGYLAISRLVYKAVDRIIIDGFVNGVAKVFMILVRFVWEFIDIRFIDIILHKIVIWTFSFGRKLKIIQSGYLNQYIFVILLGIVIILGLIIKGMRL
- a CDS encoding NADH-quinone oxidoreductase subunit M, whose amino-acid sequence is MEYITNGSGLISISMLVPIVTTILIIFFPEKFTKPIAFIGSLVTFLISLYTLKFLDFSHLSNIYLYENYPIIKELGISYVVGVDGLSEVFYILSTFISFLAIAWSVKDIQIKSRLKEYYSMFLLTTTFLIGVFTAWDLILFYIFYELTLVPMIFVIGVWGYKLRLYSAYKFFIYIFISSLFLLFGIMILSADSFKQTGHFNAFYPTLVHLHLPLNEQIFLFLLFFIAFAVKTPLVPFHTWLPDAHGEAPTAGSVVLAAILLKMGSYAFLRFNIGLFPEAAKHLWLVMVFIGILTIIYASWMTIAQNNIKRFVAYSSVSHMGFIVAAMFMLNFQGFRASVLEMAAHGFSSASLFMIAGFIYNRLHSFNTKTIAGSVRYMPIFSILVALTGFSAMGLPGGSSFWGKFLTIVSAKEHSLDLALIVIVSAFFSAIYMLYFLRNLFLEGKTEGSFLIFTDIRGIKLTVMLSLVVLMFTIGLFPFLFFNIFDASISNMLHIVGMIKR
- a CDS encoding NADH-quinone oxidoreductase subunit N translates to MDIRLLLGSTNLYEFKYLLPEITVFIGAFVLFLLDIVMKNSETKKRIFLWISILFLALSMLSFSFKNAFFKDVFSGTYTIDTLGMFSKIFEIVLTLMVLPFLHTYMNKKNTFYYEVYYITFLSLLGMMTLSSSYNLIVIYVSLEMVSISFYIMTALFRGSFISKEGAYKYLIIGGISIIIALYGAAFMYGASKSLDIRAIMFSYNDTNSVYLIVGMILFLLAFAIKIGIIPFHFWLPDAYTAAPTPITGFMASAGKLAFFIPLLRLVPYVNQYLYSSWMISVSILAAITMIVGNALALVQSDLKRLLAYSSIAHSGYILSVLSSNSSMGLKAAIYFVFVYSIMGLGAFLVLSVLEQSDEWNNQLSEIGGLYRNTGFLSISFAVFIFALLGIPPTIGFVGKALVFLGLAIKNIYWLGFVLILATAISTGYYVRIVVLMFMKDVEIHFKPHYDILENVSIGLLVFLTFALGMLPFVLWNGISNISEFLFKIANLR
- a CDS encoding NADH-quinone oxidoreductase subunit A, producing MAYIGLLSLLAVMLGLSVILISLNWLLGPKKKEPYKTYPYECGVPLYDDTAQTTFHQGYYILGLLLLLFDIEVAYLFPWAVVYNYLGIFGFIEVFLFLLILTFGLVYAWKKEALDWQFDLESL
- a CDS encoding NADH-quinone oxidoreductase subunit D, whose translation is MQASEKTLNEIKAKLPYVEVKKDKLLSIVYVQKELLINTLKAIKEDFGFKLFLDHSVVDTLEAQNRFEAFYILYNVDTKERIAVKTRTEHSLPSAEKLWFAAKWAERECYDMFGINYEGHEHLVRAFMWDTYNYHPLRKDFPLQGYETVELPSLNETVFGDNLSNTMNYRRTHTYVPTLKDLEYTEKNRIKKKAQVVLNWGPLHPGTHGTMWFLFDLEGERIVQTDVILGQLHRGVEKLAEHEPYQQFLVYTDRMDYISALCSNQAWTVAVERLLGIEDIVPIKAKYIRTMMSELQRINSHLLWLGTYALDLGALTIFLYAFKEREKIMDIIEGITGARLTISYTRIGGVRMDLPEGALEVIESFIKFFPKELKDWEKILSRNRIWVKRNKNVGVLTKEDIYFYGLTGAVARGSGVFYDIRKLEPYDAYGMVEFDVPLGENGDCYDRYLVRIEEMKQSIRIIEQCVQKLKTMSPNEPFMAESQDPKKLRLTLDGIGLKVPVGEIYSSGENPRGELGFYINSKGGLKPYRVKIRPGSFYNLCVYPHLMENRYVADAVTILASLDPVVGEVDR
- the nuoH gene encoding NADH-quinone oxidoreductase subunit NuoH, with translation MSIVALGIIIAIKVVVILAIILGIGAYLTLVERKVAAHIQRRPGPMVVGWHGLLQPLADGIKLLTKEDILPSSANQVLYNLAIIMALVPASLVFAVVPFGPEIHVFGYDIKPILTDVNIGIIMAFAFGSLAVYGVALSGWASNSKYALIGALRKAGIIISYEVVITFAALGPIMLAKSLSTYDIVMAQIHQKVWYIFLQPISFVVFVFALLAETGRVPFDIQEAEAELVTGFTVEYGGMKFGLFPLVEWYVEVLSLSSILTVLYLGGWSPVNIPFIGFIDPLFFLGSWSGFIWFIIKVTILFLLVLWLHWTLPRYRIDQITTIAWKVMLPLALFNILITAFIALLLRG
- a CDS encoding NADH-quinone oxidoreductase subunit I translates to MIKKVFEKPLNFLETILFLDFIKGMSVTIKQAFTKTITTHYPYEKLTPPKRFRGFFGHKTVNGLEPQPAFDEWVERMKIEPRPGKSRCVVCYLCKKACPVPDLFEIDGQKLENGKKVVSVFNMNLMLCTFCGLCVDACPVDCLFQSDIHETASFSRKDSILNLEKLEAIGRSWQNMREHELDRIWIDDDTRQVLWRENKLNLKKVDNA